One Bythopirellula goksoeyrii genomic window, TCGACGCCACCTCAAACAGATGGTCACACGACGACATATGGCAGCAACATATTCGGAGTTGCGTGCATGAAAAGTTTTTGCCGTTAAAAGACCACTCGCTGAGAGAGCTTGCAGAACTCAGAGGCGGAATAACTGACGAGGGCCTCCAGCACATTTCGGAAATGCCCGCCCTGAATCGGCTCTCGCTCGTTTCGTCGCGCATTACTGACTCCGGAGCTAAATCAATCGCAAAACTACCAAACTTGGAATGGCTTGACGTTAGTCGCACTGCAATTACCGACGTAGGGGTCGAATCGATTGCTGACATTCCGACCCTCAAGGCACTGCATGTCAATTTCGTACCTATTAGCGGCGCAGGTATTGTCCGATTGGGGAAACTTGCAGACCTGAGAGAGTTGGGTTTGAGCGGCACCGTAGTTACTGCTGCGGATCTTGAGAAGCTTCAAGGACTCAAGAAGCTAGAGAGGATAGATCTAGCGTCAACCAGGCTCTCTGATGAGCTGGTTGAAGTATTGCTGGGATTTCCTGATCTTTGCGAGGTTAACCTTGCGAACTCAAAACTGACATTCAAGGGAGTTGCCGAGTTGGCCGAGAAGTCCACAAACATCGATTTGACGCAGGCACTTATTGCGGCCGGTTGGGGGAAGGTCTACGAGGCAGGAGTGCTGGAATCGCTTGACCTCAACTACCAACAGTTGACAAACAGCGATCTGGCCCAATTGGAAGGCCTGAAAGATTTGAAATACCTTTCGCTCAATCGAACTCAGATCTCCGACGACGGGCTCCAATCGATTGGCAAACTGGACAATCTGGTGAGTCTCAGCCTCGCCAGCACAAATATCACGGATGTCGGAATATCGCATCTGAAGAATCTTATCAAATTGACCCGTCTAGACTTGCACGGCACGAAAACTACCTTTGGCGGCGTGATCGATCTGTTAATGCGGAGCCAAGGACGTACCTTACGCGAGGCAATCAGTGTGGCCCGCATGTCGCGGCGGGCTGACGCACAGGGATTAAAACTTGATCCAGAGTTCGTGGACTTACGAGGCTTTCCGGTCACGGACGCTGACTTGGAAGCATTGGCAACCTTGAGCACGCTGGAAACACTGTTCTTACTGGGCGATTCTATTACAGATCAGGGGATCGCGCAGCTTACCCCTCTGGAGCATCTCAAACAGTTGTGGATTAGCGGCAAACAAATCACTGGCCAAGGCTTGGCAACGCTCAATTCGCTGAAGCATTTGGAGACGCTTTGGTTCACTGACACCAGTGTGACGAGTGACGATTTGGTTCACTTGTCCGCCTTGCCTCACTTGAAATGTTTGAACCTGAGTGGGACCCGACTGACGCCCCATGTCGTGGAAACTCTCTCGGAATTTCACGCATTGGAGCTGTTGATTATCGACAGCCTTGCCATCTCTGACGAGGATGTCACGCAGTTGGGACTGGCCAATCCAGCCCTTTCAGTCGTCCAGAGTCAAAAGCGAGCCCTGGAAGCGGTGCGGGCAGAAGCGCAGACTATTCATAGGATGTCCGATCCGAGTTTTTCACCGGAAAGGGCAGTAAATGTCGTTGTGCAAGAACATCCCTTAGTCACAGATTTTGGATCGCAGTATTTCGAACAGGCCGTCGAGCTGAATTGCGGCGTACTGCCCCTACTGCCCAGTCGCTGGAAGGAGCTTGCGACGTTGACAGATGTATTGCTTCACGGCGTAAATCAACCGGCCGCTGCAATGCGCGTCCTGCCTGAACTCTCCCAGATAAAGAAGGTCTCATTATATCGAGCAAGAGTCACCGACGCAGACCTCGTGCACCTAGGTAAGGTCACGTCGCTCGAAGATTTAGACCTGCAACGCACCCTGATTACCGACGTCGGTTTTGAGCATCTTCGGAATCTAAAACGACTGAGATCGCTGTCCGTAGGGGGCTATGGAACCGAGATCCACGATCCAGGAATGAAGTTCCTAGCAGAACTGAATCAGCTGGAGTCGTTGTCGCTGTATCGAACCAGTATCAGCGACGCTGGACTCATCCATCTTCGAGGCCTGAAGCATCTCAAGGGTTTGGTCCTGGGCGAAGTCAAGGTAGACGAGGGACTGACCCATCTCAGCAAGCTGGAAAACTTGGAGACAC contains:
- a CDS encoding leucine-rich repeat domain-containing protein, producing MSALRNPFVVANFALLAIVQWSGLSSVVQAEPNELEVKSWVEQLASSDFQVREASTENLIQSGRSVIPAVRDAALSNDLEVSDRACQILIRLYDSADERTHLQARQALQQLAESQHGSATVARDALQEVLAWIQRHSGEYDVDMTRPDHPVVVVRLDRTRGIDPGFSGDGIQNADLAKLQKVREIRELTLENRTTMTDEGLRHLGRLKQLTSLNLRRTQIRGSGLAHLAELPELQTLDLAYCRNLGENGIKTIKKLSHLTSLNLDATSNRWSHDDIWQQHIRSCVHEKFLPLKDHSLRELAELRGGITDEGLQHISEMPALNRLSLVSSRITDSGAKSIAKLPNLEWLDVSRTAITDVGVESIADIPTLKALHVNFVPISGAGIVRLGKLADLRELGLSGTVVTAADLEKLQGLKKLERIDLASTRLSDELVEVLLGFPDLCEVNLANSKLTFKGVAELAEKSTNIDLTQALIAAGWGKVYEAGVLESLDLNYQQLTNSDLAQLEGLKDLKYLSLNRTQISDDGLQSIGKLDNLVSLSLASTNITDVGISHLKNLIKLTRLDLHGTKTTFGGVIDLLMRSQGRTLREAISVARMSRRADAQGLKLDPEFVDLRGFPVTDADLEALATLSTLETLFLLGDSITDQGIAQLTPLEHLKQLWISGKQITGQGLATLNSLKHLETLWFTDTSVTSDDLVHLSALPHLKCLNLSGTRLTPHVVETLSEFHALELLIIDSLAISDEDVTQLGLANPALSVVQSQKRALEAVRAEAQTIHRMSDPSFSPERAVNVVVQEHPLVTDFGSQYFEQAVELNCGVLPLLPSRWKELATLTDVLLHGVNQPAAAMRVLPELSQIKKVSLYRARVTDADLVHLGKVTSLEDLDLQRTLITDVGFEHLRNLKRLRSLSVGGYGTEIHDPGMKFLAELNQLESLSLYRTSISDAGLIHLRGLKHLKGLVLGEVKVDEGLTHLSKLENLETLDLSSTKVTDASLRFLFGLKNLRSLDLGSTLVSENGVAELQQHLPEVKISFRPMSEKARTAKADLAELGVKAFWSSGQGFNGADLTKADNLGPAMSKVLELKGLRMLNLGANTTDTTLEKVAVLTQLEHLSVADATLTGVGVQCLSRLDHLTHLYLRRCQLSKEALANLAALKRVKSLDLTGAKLPQHGIRHLGELSKLEWLGLSGVDYEDADLQSLHSLTNLKELVLIDTPVSAAGLRTLAGLNSLRMLQVRNTQVRMEDVADLENALPECRVILFDIWPE